In Salmo salar chromosome ssa03, Ssal_v3.1, whole genome shotgun sequence, a single genomic region encodes these proteins:
- the nedd8l gene encoding NEDD8 yields the protein MLIKVKTLTGKEIEIDIEPTDKVERIKERVEEKEGIPPQQQRLIYSGKQMNDEKTAADYKIQGGSVLHLVLALRGGLVCHCSCIHLIS from the exons ATGCTGATCAAGGTTAAG ACTCTCACTGGCAAAGAAATAGAGATCGACATTGAGCCCACAGACAAG GTGGAGAGAATTAAAGAaagggtggaggagaaagaggggattcCACCTCAACAACAAAGACTCATCTACAGTGGAAAACAGAT GAACGATGAGAAGACAGCTGCGGACTACAAGATCCAGGGAGGCTCAGTGCTGCATCTGGTCCTGGCGCTAAGAGGAGGGCTAGTCTGCCACTGTTCCTGCATCCACCTCATCTCCTAG
- the ap1g2 gene encoding AP-1 complex subunit gamma-like 2, whose protein sequence is MSPSVRLQEMIRVIRGARTQGEERGVIQRECAAIRAQFRQADNGTRSHNLAKLLYVHMLGYPAHFGQMECVRLIASPRYNEKRVGYLGAMMLLDEKQDASLLITNSIKNDLSHSSQYVQSLALCTLGCMGSAEMCRDLAPEIDRLLRASNSYIKKKAALCAVHIVRKVPELGELFTPASRSLLSEKNHGVLHGAVVLITELCERNPDTLEQFRKAVPELVQIMKGLVMSGYSPEHNVAGISDPFLQVRILRLLRILGRNNDTASDAVNDLLAQVATNTDSSKTAGSAVLYETVLTVMDIKSESGLRVLAVNILGRFLLNNDRNIRYISMTSLQKIVQTDHNAVQRHRGTIVDCLKDQDASVKRRALELSLALVSAVNIRSLMKELLLFLSSCPPELRAHTTSGIFNAAERYAPSQRWHIDTILHVLTTAGGDVRDETVPNLIQLITTATELHCYTVHKLYRALITDISVQSLVQVACWCIGEYGDLLLRGECEETEPVQVAEDDVLDALEMVLQSHMSSPATRGFALTATMKLSTRITHNVDRIRSIVSIYGSCIDVELQQRAVEYNALFKKYDHMRAAVLERMPVIDKSSPGHTNGESAGGSMKEMEPTKRTQEVVLPQEPANQVCDLLDLLGGSGEPPQPSPALSTTALGPVSSTAGGDLLDLLGGLDVTPVPPSVIVYEKNGVTLKLQTDKQTDTGMTITLTATNSTDRDITSLTLQAAVPKSVQLQMKAPSGDVVPAHGLGQVTQTVLLNNPNKVSLKMRVRVCYTSQDFVCQDTVQIDSFPSPAW, encoded by the exons ATGTCTCCGTCTGTGCGTCTGCAGGAGATGATCAGGGTGATCAGAGGAGCCCGTACACAGGGAGAGGAGCGTGGTGTGATCCAGAGGGAGTGTGCTGCAATCCGGGCGCAGTTCAGACAGGCTGACAATGGGACGCGCTCTCACAATCTGGCAAAGCTGCTGTATGTGCACATGCTGGGTTACCCCGCCCACTTCGGTCAG ATGGAGTGTGTGCGTCTGATTGCCAGCCCTCGGTACAATGAGAAGCGTGTTGGGTACCTGGGTGCCATGATGCTTCTAGACGAGAAGCAGGATGCTAGCCTTCTCATCACTAACTCCATCAAGAA TGACCTGTCCCACAGCAGTCAGTATGTCCAGTCTCTGGCTCTGTGTACTCTGGGCTGTATGGGCTCAGCTGAGATGTGCCGAGACCTGGCCCCAGAGATCGACCGCCTCCTCAGAGCCTCGAACTCCTACATCAAAAAGAAG GCTGCTCTTTGTGCGGTGCACATTGTGAGGAAAGTACCAGAACTAGGAGAGCTGTTTACCCCTGCATCTCGATCCCTGCTCTCTGAAAAGAACCACG GGGTGTTACATGGAGCTGTGGTTCTGATTACTGAGCTGTGTGAGCGCAACCCAGACACACTAGAGCAGTTTCGTAag GCGGTGCCGGAGCTGGTCCAGATAATGAAAGGCCTGGTGATGTCTGGTTACTCTCCAGAACACAACGTGGCTGGTATCAGTGACCCCTTCCTACAG GTGCGAATTCTTAGGTTGCTGAGGATCCTGGGTCGTAATAACGATACAGCTAGTGATGCCGTGAATGACCTGCTGGCCCAG GTGGCCACGAACACAGACAGCAGTAAGACTGCAGGCAGTGCTGTGTTGTATGAAACGGTTCTCACTGTCATGGACATCAAATCGGAAAGTGGCTTGAGG gTCCTAGCTGTGAACATCCTGGGGCGATTTCTTCTGAACAACGATAGGAACATCCG GTACATCTCAATGACTTCCCTTCAGAAGATTGTTCAGACAGACCACAATGCAGTGCAGCGTCACAGAGGGACCATAGTGGACTGCCTGAAGGACCAGGATGCTTCTGTCAAACG CCGGGCATTGGAGCTTTCTCTGGCCCTGGTGTCAGCTGTCAACATCCGCTCTCTGATGAAAGAgctgctcctcttcctctccagctGTCCCCCAGAGCTCCGAGCACACACCACCTCAGGCATCTTCAACGCCGCAGAGAG GTATGCTCCCTCTCAGCGCTGGCACATTGACACCATCCTGCATGTCCTCACCACG GCAGGGGGCGACGTGAGGGATGAGACGGTTCCCAACCTGATCCAGCTCATCACCACAGCAACAGAACTACACTGCTACACGGTCCACAAGCTGTACAGAGCCCTGATTACAGACATCTCAGTG CAATCCCTGGTACAGGTGGCGTGCTGGTGTATTGGGGAGTATGGAGACCTGCTTCTcagaggagagtgtgaggagaCAGAACCTGTTCAG GTGGCAGAGGACGATGTCCTGGACGCCTTGGAAATGGTTCTACAGTCACATATGTCGTCGCCGGCAACCAGGGGCTTTGCTCTCACGGCAACGATGAAACTCAGCACACGCATAACACACAACGTGGA TCGCATTAGGAGCATCGTCAGCATCTACGGCAGCTGCATTGACGTGGAACTCCAGCAGAGGGCAGTGGAATACAACGCTCTGTTTAAGAAATACGACCACATGAG GGCTGCTGTTCTGGAGAGAATGCCAGTGATTGACAAGAGCTCACCGGGACATACCAATGGAGAATCAGCAGGGGGGTCTATGAAAGAGATGGAGCCAACCAAACGGACACAGGAAGTAGTATTACCCCAGGAACCTGCTAACCAG GTGTGTGATCTGTTGGACCTGCTAGGTGGTTCTGGGGAGCCTCCCCAGCCCAGCCCCGCCCTGTCCACCACAGCGCTAGGCCCTGTTAGCAGCACGGCTGGGGGAGACCTACTGGACCTGCTGGGAGGCCTGGACGTCACGCCTG TGCCAcctagtgttatagtgtatgagAAGAACGGCGTGACACTGAAACTACAGactgacaaacagacagacacgggCATGACCATTACCCTCACTGCCACCAACTCTACTGACAGGGACATCACCAGCCTCACCCTGCAAGCAGCAGTACCCAAG AGCGTCCAGTTACAGATGAAGGCTCCGAGTGGTGACGTCGTCCCCGCACACGGCTTAGGTCAGGTGACCCAGACTGTGCTCCTCAACAACCCTAACAAG GTGAGTCTGAAAATGAGGGTGCGCGTGTGCTACACCAGCCAGGACTTTGTCTGCCAGGACACGGTGCAGATCGACTCATTTCCCAGCCCCGCCTGGTAA